One Dermacentor andersoni chromosome 6, qqDerAnde1_hic_scaffold, whole genome shotgun sequence genomic window carries:
- the LOC126521903 gene encoding uncharacterized protein isoform X1 yields MGASICSTKPTTEPGATPGSMASSKGGAAPFGDHVEVVQGDRIRPKAIYRRRRFRLSKVDSTRYRWRCTVSRCSSRLMTDKFGDKHVLYSFKDHDENEHRAAEERRHSDKSFRTEVMKKVGEFLYVLEKTVGDIKCWRCRYVKCSGRCRTSLDGEQLLHGPTTHTCQSPAREEQARPPQDQPLSSQDTPADLSQGVKGTSTGASERQQEQHGDNAAEHAEYLSLHSPDVILCEEYSPRPRASSAAVNVSPTKSDAEVAGVPEEDVGPSQHVRSLFGSHKQTSGTEKSRSAATCVEEADMVESFHGDSDDDALDEDNRCSRRGDDEYNEAEGQLRSRMRCSGQTIGSPAKSVQALEMMSTSCTCAEQKLRVAVYEQLSTVLSMEAKLLKEQARNEDRRGRLLESQMKEGPSAAQ; encoded by the exons ATGGGTGCCTCAATTTGTTCGACTAAACCGACGACGGAACCAGGAGCGACGCCCGGTTCCATGGCTTCCAGCAAAGGCGGCGCCGCGCCCTTTGGAGACCACGTCGAAGTCGTGCAGGGCGACCGCATCAGGCCGAAAGCCATCTACCGCCGCCGAAGGTTCCGGCTTAGTAAAGTTGACTCCACGCGCTATCGGTGGCGCTGCACTGTGTCTAGATGCTCGTCGCGACTCATGACTGACAAGTTCGGTGACAAGCACGTGCTGTACAGCTTCAAGGATCACGATGAGAATGAACACCGCGCTGCCGAAGAAAGGCGACACTCCGATAAATCTTTCAGAACTGAG GTAATGAAAAAGGTCGGCGAATTCCTCTACGTGCTGGAGAAGACTGTCGGAGACATCAAGTGCTGGCGCTGCCGGTACGTCAAGTGCTCCGGACGGTGCCGCACCAGCCTCGACGGCGAGCAGCTGCTGCACGGGCCAACGACACACACGTGCCAGTCACCTGCCCGGGAAGAGCAAGCCAG GCCGCCGCAGGACCAACCTCTCTCGAGTCAAGACACGCCTGCAGATCTAAGCCAGGGTGTGAAAGGCACCAGCACAGGTGCTAGTGAACGCCAACAGGAGCAGCACGGAGACAATGCAGCCGAGCATGCAGAATATTTGTCATTGCATAGCCCTGATGTTATCTTGTGTGAAGAGTATTCGCCTCGCCCTCGAGCATCATCGGCAGCCGTTAATGTGAGTCCCACTAAATCGGATGCAGAAGTAGCTGGAGTACCAGAGGAGGACGTAGGCCCATCACAACACGTCCGGAGCCTATTCGGCAGTCACAAACAGACCAGCGGAACAGAGAAATCTCGGTCGGCCGCCACGTGTGTCGAGGAAGCCGACATGGTTGAGTCATTTCACGGTGACAGTGACGATGACGCATTGGACGAGGACAATCGATGCTCGAGAAGAGGTGACGACGAATACAACGAGGCCGAGGGCCAGCTACGTTCGCGCATGAGATGCAGTGGTCAGACCATCGGGAGTCCCGCGAAATCCGTGCAAGCGCTGGAAATGATGTCCACCTCGTGCACTTGCGCCGAGCAGAAGCTCCGAGTAGCTGTTTATGAGCAGCTTTCCACCGTGCTAAGCATGGAGGCAAAGTTGCTGAAGGAGCAGGCGCGCAACGAGGACCGCAGAGGCAGGCTGCTCGAAAGCCAGATGAAGGAAGGGCCCTCTGCGGCACAGTGA